A genomic segment from Desulfurispirillum indicum S5 encodes:
- a CDS encoding energy transducer TonB translates to MWSRLFPMTDAESYERLSSRLALLLTVLLGISLLAAMAAPEPAAREPLRPPAQPLTMAFASPPALPEIPSPPPPPVVKPVTLPEPPAERVPVNPVPVPAEPIPEVAPEPETVVQEAEQEQVPDEVIPETAEVPPADFEAVAEANAPVSQAAHESHRQADLLDELLRAVESEKFYPLPARRMGLEGELMITVTLDEQGRLVEFLIEEQGSHRLLRRAAEQTLERVARSFVADLSGSSPESLRFPLRYVLE, encoded by the coding sequence TTGTGGTCACGACTCTTCCCCATGACCGACGCTGAGTCGTATGAACGCCTCAGCTCCCGTCTGGCCCTGCTGCTGACCGTCCTGCTTGGCATCAGCCTGCTGGCAGCCATGGCTGCCCCTGAGCCTGCGGCGCGTGAGCCGCTGCGCCCACCGGCGCAGCCACTCACCATGGCCTTCGCGTCACCACCTGCGTTGCCGGAGATTCCCAGTCCCCCACCGCCACCGGTCGTCAAGCCCGTGACCCTGCCCGAACCACCGGCAGAAAGAGTTCCGGTGAACCCCGTGCCGGTTCCCGCAGAGCCGATACCGGAAGTTGCGCCTGAACCCGAAACCGTCGTTCAGGAAGCTGAACAGGAGCAGGTTCCGGACGAAGTGATTCCGGAAACTGCCGAAGTGCCACCAGCGGATTTTGAAGCGGTGGCTGAGGCGAATGCCCCCGTCAGCCAGGCTGCGCATGAATCCCACCGGCAGGCAGACCTGCTGGATGAATTGCTGCGCGCCGTGGAGTCGGAGAAGTTCTACCCCCTGCCAGCGCGGCGCATGGGCCTGGAAGGGGAGTTGATGATTACGGTCACTCTCGACGAACAGGGTCGCCTGGTGGAGTTTCTCATCGAAGAGCAGGGCAGCCACCGCCTGCTCAGACGTGCCGCCGAACAAACCCTGGAGCGGGTCGCCCGCTCCTTTGTGGCCGACCTTTCCGGGTCATCACCGGAGTCCCTGCGCTTCCCCCTGCGCTATGTGCTTGAGTGA
- a CDS encoding ABC transporter ATP-binding protein → MITFDAVSYTYPFQSTPAVRDLSFHVAPGEAVLVTGASGSGKSTIIRLLNGLAPWYFQGDLQGTVSVNGHDNRQRSIHGISRDVGTLFQDPEQQFFALNVEDEMAFAHEWRNTQPSLMQRHIQVAMEQFGITSLAGASVHHLSEGQKQKVALASVMSLAPRILILDEPSANLDPESTAELAKTLLELKQAGMTLLIVDHRLYWLREVVDRVIVMEGGSIAEVTDYCRLDERALQSRYGLRSTRVDDVRASLGSVADTDPFIDVQELHFAYRRNPPLFHGESFRLPRGEIIGLLGPNGVGKTTFARLLTGLQKMDRGSIALGGEKVSARELLRRTSIVLQNTDHQLHMKTVRSELHSAAASSHAGVRPAEVEKLLREYRLEHLAERHPQSLSGGERQRLVIACGQIRQPYIFILDEPTSGLDGENMAIIADNLARFAGLGGCVLLISHDLELLQRSCTCKLELGAPAEKDLVNVS, encoded by the coding sequence ATGATTACCTTTGACGCCGTGAGTTATACCTATCCCTTTCAGAGTACCCCCGCTGTGCGCGACCTCAGCTTCCACGTGGCCCCCGGCGAAGCCGTGCTGGTCACCGGAGCTTCGGGCTCGGGCAAGTCCACCATCATCCGTCTGCTCAATGGCCTGGCGCCCTGGTACTTCCAGGGCGATCTGCAGGGCACAGTGAGTGTCAATGGTCACGACAATCGCCAGCGCTCCATTCACGGGATCAGTCGGGATGTGGGCACCCTGTTCCAGGATCCCGAGCAGCAGTTCTTCGCCCTCAACGTGGAAGACGAAATGGCCTTCGCCCACGAGTGGCGCAATACCCAGCCCAGCCTGATGCAGCGCCATATACAGGTGGCCATGGAGCAGTTTGGCATCACGAGCCTGGCGGGTGCCAGCGTCCATCACCTTTCGGAAGGACAGAAGCAGAAAGTGGCCCTGGCTTCGGTCATGTCCCTGGCTCCCCGGATTCTTATTCTGGATGAGCCCAGTGCCAACCTGGATCCTGAATCGACAGCAGAACTGGCCAAGACCCTGCTGGAACTGAAACAGGCGGGAATGACCCTCCTGATCGTTGATCATCGCCTGTACTGGCTGCGCGAAGTGGTGGACCGGGTGATTGTCATGGAAGGCGGGAGTATCGCCGAAGTGACCGACTACTGCCGCCTGGACGAGCGCGCGCTGCAGTCCCGCTACGGGCTGCGCAGCACCCGGGTTGATGATGTTCGCGCTTCCCTGGGCAGTGTGGCCGATACCGACCCGTTTATAGACGTGCAGGAGCTTCACTTTGCCTATCGCCGTAACCCGCCCCTGTTTCACGGCGAGTCCTTCCGCCTGCCCCGTGGCGAAATCATCGGCCTGCTCGGTCCCAATGGCGTGGGGAAAACCACTTTCGCCCGCCTGCTTACTGGCCTGCAGAAGATGGATCGGGGCAGTATTGCCCTTGGCGGGGAAAAGGTCAGCGCCCGCGAGCTGCTGCGCCGCACCAGCATTGTGCTGCAGAACACCGACCACCAGCTGCATATGAAGACCGTGCGTTCGGAACTGCACTCGGCCGCTGCCAGCTCCCACGCCGGTGTCCGTCCCGCAGAGGTGGAAAAGCTGCTGCGGGAGTATCGGCTGGAGCACCTGGCCGAGCGCCACCCCCAGTCTCTCTCCGGCGGAGAGCGCCAGCGCCTGGTCATCGCCTGCGGACAGATCCGCCAACCCTATATCTTTATCCTGGACGAGCCCACCAGCGGGCTCGACGGGGAAAATATGGCCATTATCGCCGACAACCTGGCCCGTTTTGCCGGGCTGGGGGGGTGTGTCCTGCTCATCAGCCACGACCTGGAGCTGCTGCAGCGGTCCTGCACCTGCAAGCTGGAGCTGGGCGCACCAGCAGAAAAAGACCTCGTGAACGTATCCTGA
- a CDS encoding flavodoxin family protein, with translation MKALVAYSSRTGNTRMIADAIAPVLPGDVETVSVECAPQTLDHDFVAIGFWVDKGVPDEQAQEFMKRLRGTVVGLFGTLGAWPDSDHARECMESAVRMMEENDNRVICRFMCQGKVDPKVVEAMARYAPERHPMTPERKARLEEAAKHPDETDTMNAAKVFSAAVKEHFALAGRP, from the coding sequence ATGAAAGCTCTGGTTGCCTATTCCAGCCGCACTGGCAATACCCGCATGATTGCCGACGCCATTGCTCCGGTTTTGCCCGGTGACGTGGAAACCGTCTCCGTGGAGTGCGCCCCTCAGACCCTTGACCATGATTTTGTCGCCATCGGCTTCTGGGTGGATAAAGGGGTGCCCGATGAACAGGCTCAGGAATTCATGAAGCGTCTCCGGGGAACGGTGGTTGGCCTGTTCGGCACCCTGGGGGCCTGGCCCGACTCCGATCATGCCCGTGAGTGCATGGAGAGTGCCGTGCGCATGATGGAGGAGAATGATAATCGCGTCATCTGCCGCTTCATGTGCCAGGGCAAGGTGGATCCCAAGGTGGTGGAGGCCATGGCCCGCTACGCGCCGGAGCGCCACCCCATGACTCCGGAGCGCAAGGCGCGTCTGGAGGAAGCTGCCAAACACCCCGATGAAACCGATACCATGAATGCCGCCAAGGTCTTTTCTGCGGCCGTGAAAGAGCACTTTGCGCTGGCGGGACGCCCCTGA
- a CDS encoding MptD family putative ECF transporter S component, giving the protein MSNAQVLTLNRYWQVPDLVVVGIFAAVVKVSSILVALMGGGMNPLTLILKNVIFTALLVVMLYKVRKFGTLTLFLVISAIISALMLGGSLVLIPASILAGLIAEGVIMALGGYRFTWSIMVGVAIYDLLSKTIGLGFSWLMMREEPRIIAMVAVIVAIGYIGSIIGLFVGRYFVKELRHAGIIRH; this is encoded by the coding sequence ATGAGCAATGCCCAGGTTCTTACCCTCAATCGCTACTGGCAGGTACCGGATCTGGTGGTGGTGGGGATATTTGCCGCTGTGGTCAAGGTATCCAGTATTCTGGTGGCCTTGATGGGCGGCGGCATGAACCCCCTGACCCTGATCCTCAAAAATGTGATCTTCACGGCTTTGCTGGTGGTGATGCTCTACAAGGTGCGCAAGTTCGGTACCCTGACCCTCTTTCTCGTCATCAGCGCCATTATCTCAGCCCTGATGCTGGGGGGCAGCCTGGTGCTCATTCCCGCCTCCATTCTGGCGGGGCTGATTGCCGAGGGAGTCATCATGGCGCTGGGTGGCTATCGCTTCACCTGGAGCATCATGGTGGGGGTGGCTATCTATGACCTTCTCTCCAAGACCATTGGCCTTGGGTTTTCCTGGCTGATGATGCGGGAGGAGCCCCGCATCATCGCCATGGTCGCCGTTATCGTGGCCATCGGGTACATCGGCTCCATTATCGGTCTCTTTGTGGGCCGCTATTTTGTCAAGGAGTTGCGCCATGCCGGCATTATCCGCCACTGA
- a CDS encoding TonB-dependent receptor plug domain-containing protein, which translates to MSIKRVGALCMAGLISAAALPVQAQEETGQRGVTVTATRAERELLEVPASVSSVSSEEIRRGGAAVVAEALRDIPGVEVHDGSVSGAKRVFIRGESGARVLILIDGQKTSEQKAMTGAVFLMDPALIERIEIIKGPSSVLYGSEAIGGVVNIITKKGGERPVQVDVGLSYDSSTEGTRQHLSVYGKSGRMGYRVGGAWSDHDDRDTPGGTADGTAYKESSIFAYIDYQGDDFIVGGRYDTYNGDYRTYVPEGTISGTMEHFAQDLPEWSREKVSFFYEAEHLSDALVKLRADAYAQNTYKDFRMDMDVRPMPAVQIPLQMRNRTENDQDTYGLAVQTDWLVADDHYVVAGVELIQDRLKADEFRRQRGPWAPMPPFNAQPQEFVESSYTNKAKSDFYALYVQDEWSLNPDTILTLGLRQTWARNELTSAEEPGLEEDSSRDSKLVYSIGLTWQGLEDTALRASYSQGYRLPTLQQLFIGTVHGSQNPTYSNPDLEPETSDNVEIGLRHFGQNLLVDAALFASKTEDYITTAAHPTINNANTFANVDKASTHGMEVAVAYLVESLNLTPYGSATWLKRKFESEDLNTWKTGNPELQGRIGLRHERAIAAGVDANLDAYVRAAGKAERENSDGTIDTDDSWQTLNLTMGFTFGSRQQYELNLNLNNLTDEKYTVSQESIPMAGRHFVVGISGAF; encoded by the coding sequence ATGAGTATCAAACGAGTCGGTGCCCTGTGTATGGCGGGGTTGATAAGCGCTGCAGCATTGCCGGTTCAGGCACAGGAGGAAACAGGCCAGCGTGGGGTGACGGTGACCGCTACCCGCGCTGAACGGGAGCTGCTGGAGGTTCCCGCGTCGGTAAGCTCGGTGAGTTCCGAGGAGATCCGGCGCGGCGGTGCCGCAGTGGTGGCTGAGGCCCTGCGGGACATTCCCGGCGTGGAGGTGCACGATGGTTCCGTCAGTGGTGCCAAGCGCGTCTTTATCCGCGGCGAGTCGGGAGCGCGGGTTCTGATCCTGATTGATGGCCAGAAAACTTCAGAGCAGAAGGCCATGACCGGTGCGGTGTTTCTGATGGACCCGGCCCTGATTGAGCGCATCGAGATCATCAAGGGCCCGTCATCGGTGCTCTACGGATCTGAAGCCATTGGTGGCGTGGTGAATATTATCACCAAAAAAGGCGGTGAACGCCCGGTGCAGGTTGATGTGGGACTCTCCTATGATTCCTCCACCGAGGGAACCCGCCAGCACCTTTCGGTCTATGGCAAGAGCGGCCGCATGGGGTACCGGGTGGGAGGCGCCTGGTCGGACCACGATGACCGCGACACCCCCGGTGGCACAGCAGATGGAACCGCCTATAAAGAATCCAGCATCTTTGCCTACATCGATTACCAGGGTGACGACTTCATCGTCGGTGGCCGCTATGACACCTACAATGGCGATTATCGCACCTATGTCCCGGAAGGCACCATCTCCGGAACCATGGAGCATTTTGCCCAGGATCTGCCCGAGTGGTCGCGGGAGAAAGTGTCGTTCTTCTATGAAGCGGAGCATCTCAGTGACGCCCTGGTGAAGCTGCGGGCCGACGCCTACGCCCAGAACACCTATAAGGATTTCCGCATGGATATGGATGTCAGGCCCATGCCTGCGGTACAGATTCCCCTGCAGATGCGTAACCGCACGGAAAACGATCAGGACACCTACGGCCTGGCGGTACAGACCGACTGGCTGGTGGCCGATGATCACTATGTGGTTGCCGGGGTGGAGCTCATCCAGGATCGCCTGAAGGCAGACGAGTTCAGGCGCCAACGGGGGCCATGGGCGCCTATGCCCCCGTTCAACGCGCAGCCGCAGGAATTTGTGGAGTCCAGCTACACCAATAAAGCCAAAAGTGACTTCTACGCCCTGTATGTGCAGGACGAGTGGAGCCTCAATCCCGATACCATTCTGACCCTGGGCCTTCGTCAGACCTGGGCTCGCAATGAGTTGACCTCCGCCGAGGAGCCGGGACTGGAAGAGGACTCCAGCCGCGACAGCAAACTGGTGTATTCCATCGGCCTGACCTGGCAGGGACTGGAGGACACGGCTCTGCGGGCCAGCTATTCCCAGGGCTACCGGCTGCCTACCCTGCAGCAGCTCTTTATCGGCACGGTTCACGGCAGTCAGAATCCCACCTACAGCAACCCGGATCTGGAGCCGGAGACCTCCGACAACGTTGAGATCGGCCTGCGCCACTTTGGCCAGAACCTGCTGGTAGACGCCGCCCTCTTTGCCAGCAAGACCGAGGACTACATCACCACAGCGGCTCACCCGACCATAAACAATGCCAACACCTTTGCCAATGTGGACAAGGCCTCCACCCACGGTATGGAGGTTGCGGTAGCCTATCTGGTGGAATCTTTGAACCTGACTCCCTACGGCTCAGCCACCTGGCTGAAGCGCAAGTTCGAGTCGGAAGACCTGAACACCTGGAAAACCGGGAATCCCGAGCTGCAGGGCCGCATCGGCCTGCGCCATGAGCGCGCCATCGCTGCTGGTGTGGACGCCAATCTGGACGCCTATGTGCGGGCAGCAGGCAAGGCGGAGCGGGAAAACTCCGATGGTACCATCGACACTGATGATTCCTGGCAGACCCTGAATCTGACCATGGGATTCACCTTCGGCAGTCGGCAGCAGTATGAGCTGAATCTCAACCTCAACAACCTCACCGATGAGAAGTATACCGTCTCCCAGGAGTCCATTCCCATGGCTGGCCGACACTTCGTCGTCGGTATCAGTGGGGCCTTCTGA
- a CDS encoding sensor histidine kinase has product MNHATDLEKQLAALQAENQRLRSTLDEQARLASVGMMVSAIAHQWLQPLNALWVSAQHLACICEEESTPATCIRGNVSQIMEYLRFMAQTVEDFRDFTSPGAGGECFAPQQAIEITLGMLKNLLLQHQVDVRLHGEPNMNIRGSAGEFRHVVIILLNNAIDVFRERATPHPVIHITISGQQQFISIEFRDNGGGIDPDLLPSRLFEPFTSTKERGMGIGLHLARRIVEEKLQGTLRAENIPGTGARLLLWIPQPSTTTGNLKDEL; this is encoded by the coding sequence ATGAACCACGCAACGGACCTGGAAAAACAGCTGGCAGCACTACAGGCAGAAAATCAAAGACTCCGCTCCACCCTGGACGAGCAGGCCAGACTGGCCAGCGTCGGCATGATGGTCAGCGCCATCGCACACCAGTGGCTGCAGCCCCTGAACGCCCTCTGGGTATCAGCGCAGCATCTGGCCTGTATCTGCGAAGAGGAATCGACTCCGGCAACCTGCATTCGTGGCAATGTTTCCCAGATTATGGAGTACCTGCGCTTTATGGCCCAGACCGTGGAGGACTTCCGCGACTTCACCAGTCCGGGTGCAGGGGGAGAGTGCTTCGCCCCGCAACAGGCTATCGAGATCACCCTGGGAATGCTGAAAAACCTGCTCCTGCAGCACCAGGTGGACGTTCGCCTCCATGGAGAGCCGAACATGAATATCCGGGGCAGCGCCGGTGAATTTCGCCATGTGGTGATTATCCTGTTGAACAACGCCATCGATGTCTTCCGCGAACGGGCCACCCCGCACCCCGTCATCCACATCACCATCAGCGGGCAACAGCAGTTCATCTCCATTGAGTTTCGCGACAATGGCGGAGGCATCGACCCCGACCTGCTGCCATCGCGCCTGTTCGAACCATTCACTTCCACGAAGGAGCGGGGCATGGGTATCGGGCTGCACCTTGCCAGGCGCATCGTGGAAGAGAAGCTCCAGGGGACCCTGCGGGCCGAAAATATCCCTGGCACCGGAGCACGTCTTCTTCTCTGGATACCCCAGCCATCCACCACAACGGGCAACCTCAAGGACGAGCTTTAA
- the hutX gene encoding heme utilization cystosolic carrier protein HutX, whose product MTSVPETLQDEIRAIVEKNPSIMLSQLAREHGLEEGQIMPLLSPDMAVAVPADHFMDLWKEISQWKRITFIVVNEGMVVEVKGTLPQGSSGHGMFNLHEADNPLGGHIFIGKLGSIWLLSKPHFGVESHSVHFFTRENKPMFAVYVGRDPETRQLLEEVKNHFLTLKAKYGDHS is encoded by the coding sequence ATGACATCAGTGCCAGAAACCTTACAAGACGAAATACGAGCCATCGTTGAAAAGAACCCCAGCATCATGCTTTCCCAGCTGGCCCGCGAGCATGGCCTGGAAGAAGGCCAGATCATGCCCCTGCTGTCCCCGGACATGGCAGTTGCCGTACCCGCAGACCATTTTATGGATCTGTGGAAGGAAATATCGCAATGGAAACGCATTACCTTTATCGTCGTCAATGAAGGCATGGTGGTGGAGGTGAAGGGCACCCTGCCCCAGGGCAGCAGCGGGCATGGCATGTTTAATCTGCACGAGGCCGACAATCCCCTGGGCGGACATATCTTTATCGGCAAGCTGGGCTCCATCTGGCTGCTGTCCAAGCCCCACTTCGGGGTGGAAAGTCACAGCGTGCACTTCTTCACCCGTGAGAACAAGCCCATGTTTGCCGTCTATGTGGGGCGTGATCCCGAAACCCGTCAACTGCTCGAAGAGGTAAAAAACCACTTCCTCACGCTGAAAGCCAAATATGGAGACCATTCATGA
- the hutW gene encoding heme anaerobic degradation radical SAM methyltransferase ChuW/HutW: MQPPSHASPMSGVSPVSAVIERFYARTDGDPLAGAFQKKAAVHAGMQMPNLDVTKFQEVFRALMARPRSGKSAAYISIPFCKTRCLYCGFFNRFHRDDLEAAYVDALIGELKQSSSDPAVTSGPVHALYLGGGTPNALSAENLRRVLDAATCYLPLANDCEITVEGRIHGFGQDKIDACLEGGANRFSIGVQSFDTNVRRSMARIDDRESVLQALERLMATDQAAVVIDLVYGFPGQTMEIWEEDVRTAASLALDGADLYQLNVLPHSELAKRMAQGAIEPAADMTRQARMFAQGLDVMEANRWRRLSVSHWGRTTRERNLYNQLVKNKAHILAFGCGAGGSLHGHGYFVERDLERYLDSIREGRKPLAMVTARPDTDREVTGAITGGFDVAALNLQQLAALLGTELLERCLPLFEQWGKAGLLEQSGHWVVLTRAGQFWNVTMAQYLLEYLASLREPTMPAAMGQ; encoded by the coding sequence ATGCAACCACCTTCTCACGCGTCACCCATGTCGGGTGTATCACCAGTATCAGCTGTTATTGAACGTTTTTATGCGCGCACCGATGGCGACCCCCTTGCTGGCGCTTTTCAGAAAAAGGCTGCCGTGCACGCCGGCATGCAGATGCCCAACCTGGATGTCACAAAGTTTCAGGAGGTATTCCGCGCGCTCATGGCCCGACCCCGTTCCGGCAAAAGTGCAGCGTACATCAGTATTCCCTTCTGCAAGACCCGTTGCCTCTATTGCGGTTTTTTCAACCGCTTTCACCGGGATGACCTGGAAGCCGCCTATGTGGATGCCCTTATTGGCGAACTGAAGCAGAGCTCCAGTGATCCGGCCGTGACCTCCGGTCCTGTCCATGCCCTCTATCTGGGGGGAGGGACGCCCAACGCCCTGAGTGCAGAGAACCTCAGGCGGGTGCTGGATGCGGCCACCTGTTACCTGCCCCTGGCCAATGACTGTGAAATCACGGTGGAGGGGAGAATACACGGTTTCGGTCAAGACAAAATTGACGCCTGCCTTGAGGGGGGTGCCAACCGTTTCTCCATCGGAGTGCAGAGCTTTGACACCAATGTGCGGCGCAGCATGGCTCGCATTGATGATCGGGAATCCGTTCTGCAGGCACTGGAACGCCTCATGGCCACCGATCAGGCGGCAGTGGTGATCGACCTGGTATACGGGTTTCCGGGGCAGACCATGGAAATATGGGAGGAGGACGTGCGCACTGCCGCTTCTCTGGCTCTTGATGGTGCCGACCTGTACCAGCTGAACGTATTGCCCCACAGTGAGCTGGCCAAGCGTATGGCTCAGGGTGCCATTGAGCCTGCCGCCGACATGACCCGCCAGGCCCGCATGTTTGCACAGGGGCTGGACGTCATGGAAGCCAATCGCTGGAGACGCCTTTCCGTCAGCCACTGGGGTCGCACCACCCGCGAGCGTAATCTCTACAATCAACTGGTCAAAAACAAAGCCCATATCCTGGCCTTCGGCTGTGGCGCCGGCGGCAGTCTGCACGGTCACGGCTATTTTGTCGAACGCGACCTGGAACGCTATCTGGACAGTATCCGGGAGGGCCGCAAGCCGCTGGCCATGGTTACCGCCCGTCCCGATACGGATCGGGAGGTGACGGGAGCGATCACCGGTGGCTTCGATGTGGCCGCCCTGAATCTGCAGCAGCTGGCTGCCCTGCTGGGAACGGAGCTTCTGGAGCGGTGCCTGCCCCTGTTTGAACAGTGGGGCAAGGCGGGCCTGCTTGAGCAAAGTGGGCACTGGGTGGTGCTGACTCGGGCCGGGCAGTTCTGGAATGTGACCATGGCCCAGTACCTGCTGGAATACCTTGCCAGTCTGCGAGAACCGACCATGCCAGCGGCAATGGGGCAGTGA
- a CDS encoding YtxH domain-containing protein yields MAYHFVLGAVVGAAAVLLLNNRRTREYLDRGQLLLKENVDEGIKAARATAECIREKMQTPDDEHQESKSAADASAASELPATTEEQPPAKRSRRTRKPAADE; encoded by the coding sequence ATGGCCTATCACTTTGTACTGGGCGCGGTCGTTGGAGCTGCAGCGGTTCTGCTGCTCAACAACCGGCGTACACGAGAGTACCTTGATCGTGGACAGCTTTTGTTAAAGGAAAACGTGGATGAGGGAATCAAAGCCGCCAGAGCCACGGCTGAATGCATTCGCGAAAAGATGCAGACCCCGGACGATGAGCACCAGGAGAGCAAAAGTGCTGCGGACGCCTCTGCCGCCTCGGAACTGCCCGCCACCACAGAGGAGCAGCCTCCAGCCAAGCGCAGCCGCCGTACCCGGAAACCCGCTGCCGATGAATAG
- a CDS encoding ExbD/TolR family protein, with translation MHCPFDHDDDLMDERIDLTPLIDAVFLLLIFFIMATTFLRPALEVSLPDSESAATLEQRDWLVITIARDGNIYHGDDVISRSEVAALLQHHPDKPLNFYVDKHAPFESFAHVVDQAQAQGRVDFVVTTLPHDRR, from the coding sequence ATGCACTGTCCCTTTGATCATGACGACGATCTCATGGATGAGCGCATCGACCTGACCCCGCTGATCGATGCGGTTTTCCTGCTGCTTATCTTCTTTATCATGGCCACCACTTTTCTGCGCCCGGCCCTGGAAGTCAGCCTGCCCGACAGCGAGAGCGCGGCAACCCTGGAGCAGCGCGATTGGCTGGTAATCACCATTGCCAGGGATGGGAACATCTACCATGGCGATGACGTGATATCGCGCTCGGAAGTGGCGGCACTGCTTCAGCATCACCCCGACAAACCTCTGAACTTTTATGTGGATAAACATGCGCCTTTTGAATCTTTCGCCCATGTGGTGGATCAGGCTCAGGCCCAGGGAAGAGTGGACTTTGTGGTCACGACTCTTCCCCATGACCGACGCTGA
- a CDS encoding MotA/TolQ/ExbB proton channel family protein, whose product MEFLLTLAGFIGPIGVILVVLGGIATYLCLRNGIYLHLVGRDFCRRFDNLGNRQQGYIDELCGTTTNPLTQIVASVVKTHAEHSQDLRAEVAYLFHRNFERVNKHVTYLRLIAVISPLLGLMGTMVGMVRVFQEIAASAVPQQDMLAAGIWEAILTTILGLGIAVPTLVFYYVLSLKLKGFRIEAIEHSYRAVELLDVRCPVEREAS is encoded by the coding sequence ATGGAATTTCTGCTGACCCTGGCGGGCTTCATTGGCCCCATTGGCGTTATCCTGGTGGTACTGGGCGGCATCGCCACCTACCTGTGCCTGCGCAACGGCATCTACCTGCACCTGGTGGGCCGGGATTTCTGCCGCCGCTTTGACAATCTGGGCAATCGCCAGCAGGGCTACATTGACGAGCTGTGCGGCACCACCACGAATCCCCTGACCCAGATTGTGGCCAGTGTGGTGAAAACCCACGCTGAGCACTCCCAGGATCTGCGGGCGGAAGTGGCTTACCTCTTCCACCGCAACTTTGAGCGGGTGAACAAGCACGTGACCTACCTGCGGTTGATTGCGGTGATATCACCGCTGCTGGGGCTCATGGGCACCATGGTGGGCATGGTGCGGGTGTTTCAGGAGATTGCCGCCAGTGCCGTTCCCCAGCAGGATATGCTGGCCGCCGGTATCTGGGAGGCCATTCTGACCACTATCCTGGGGCTGGGCATCGCTGTGCCCACCCTGGTGTTCTACTATGTGCTGAGCCTGAAACTTAAAGGCTTTCGCATTGAAGCCATTGAGCACAGCTACCGGGCAGTGGAGCTGCTGGACGTGCGCTGCCCGGTGGAGCGGGAGGCATCCTGA
- a CDS encoding Com family DNA-binding transcriptional regulator, which produces MFISGHAAPDAPKFLVEKRMFPHQETSPCRCGRAADAALPEVRCKRCKRLLFKGYVVEVEMKCPKCGAIQRFDYAYQCRERHPDPS; this is translated from the coding sequence ATGTTCATTTCTGGACATGCGGCACCAGATGCACCGAAATTCCTTGTGGAGAAGCGTATGTTCCCTCATCAGGAAACTTCCCCCTGCCGGTGTGGCCGCGCAGCAGACGCAGCGCTCCCTGAGGTTCGCTGTAAACGCTGCAAACGACTGCTCTTTAAGGGGTATGTCGTGGAAGTTGAAATGAAGTGCCCCAAGTGCGGGGCCATACAGCGTTTTGACTACGCCTATCAGTGCAGGGAGCGTCACCCGGATCCGAGTTGA
- a CDS encoding energy-coupling factor transporter transmembrane component T family protein codes for MPALSATDIRRDETPLHQLDVRTKMLISLVAAIVVIILSNPWILASLAIASAIYAFLSRRFGVIAIAYGVLGLMWLMAIGFLHLMGLFLPRFGASGLDSLLVPFLRSAVLMNTLLAMALSSRVQGIMTALKTLRLPYWLYIPATVMIRFIPSFLEDIKQISESLKIKGYRLNPLFLLRHPLMGLRLLFIPILFRALRTSDELGMAAELKGVGYSRDVSRYRTNTLTWRDAVAGALFFAMITASLVAHVQLPSRSIMGM; via the coding sequence ATGCCGGCATTATCCGCCACTGATATCCGCCGCGATGAAACCCCGCTGCACCAGCTGGATGTGCGCACCAAGATGCTGATCAGCCTGGTGGCCGCCATTGTGGTCATCATTCTCAGTAACCCCTGGATTCTGGCTTCCCTGGCTATTGCCAGTGCCATCTACGCCTTTTTGTCACGGCGCTTTGGCGTTATCGCCATTGCCTACGGAGTGTTGGGTCTCATGTGGCTGATGGCCATCGGCTTTCTCCACCTGATGGGCCTGTTCCTGCCGCGCTTTGGTGCGTCAGGGCTTGATAGCCTGCTGGTGCCCTTCCTGCGCTCCGCAGTGCTCATGAACACCTTGCTGGCCATGGCGCTTTCGTCACGGGTGCAGGGCATCATGACGGCGCTGAAGACCCTGCGTCTGCCCTACTGGCTCTATATCCCAGCCACGGTGATGATTCGCTTTATCCCTTCGTTTCTCGAGGATATCAAACAGATATCCGAATCCCTGAAAATCAAAGGATACCGTCTGAACCCCCTCTTTCTGCTGCGCCATCCCCTGATGGGCCTGCGCCTGCTCTTTATTCCCATCCTCTTTCGGGCTCTGCGCACGTCCGATGAACTGGGCATGGCGGCCGAACTCAAAGGAGTGGGCTACAGCAGGGACGTGAGTCGTTACCGCACCAACACCCTCACCTGGCGCGACGCCGTGGCCGGAGCGCTGTTTTTTGCCATGATCACTGCTTCCCTGGTGGCCCATGTACAACTGCCTTCCCGCAGCATCATGGGGATGTAA